TGGTCACATCAACATCACGGTATCCTTAAATTTGGACCTCCTCGCCGTGCTCCTGTTCTCAATCCCCGACTGGCGCCTGCTGTGGTCACATGACCCTCgctttttaaaacagtttgctCTCCGCCCGTCGCCGGGGAAACCTTTCCACCCATTCTCCCTGTTCCCCGAGCACATCAGCTTCGACATCAGCTTCTGGACAGGGCCGACATGGGAGGAGAAGAAGTTCCACGCGGTGGTCCGAGAGGCCAGTCATGGGACCGTGGAGCAAGTGAAACGCATCGATGCGTTCTCGCATCCTGACTTGAGCCAGACCAGTTACTGCTACAGACTCACctaccactcacacacacacgccctgtcacacacacaagccctcGAGTTTCATAAAAACCTGGAGTCCTTACTTTCCTCTCAGTTGCATGTCACAATCAGGTAGCAACATCTGAATTTTAACTTCTAAGTGAATAATAAGCATCTAATCTGCAAAACTGAACAGTAGTTGAACAGTAGTTTACAACATTTTAGGCATTGCTCGCTGTAGTGTGTCTGTTTAATGTGATCAAACATCTGTGTATTGGTGTGTTTTAATAATCATGCAATAAACTTGTTCAACGTACTGTATTATTGTGGTGTATTCATCATAACTGTAACATTGTAAAATCCACATAGAGAACATGCTGTGACAAAGAATGAAAGTAGTATTTTGCAATAAATCAGCCTGAAATCAGTAATCTCTTGCATAGTAGTAAGCCAATTTATTCATCTGCAGTTGTGGGAGAATGTATATCCTTGAGTAAATATAACAATACcacagtgtaaaataaatagaaaaaaagtgtgttccCAATACAGTATGTAACTTTTTTGTCAAAATCAAAGCATTGTTGGTAAAAATGTACTAATGGAAGGTCTGTTATCTAGAGTATAACAATGCATCATATGTTATAAACTGATCTTATGTTTAATTTGCAAACTGAAAGCAACCACTAGCTGTAGCAGTTAGGCAAATGTAGTGTAAAAACTGCAATGTTTGCATAGGAAATGTAGCGGAGTAGAAATAGGCTATTTAGTAGCATAAAATAGATTCAGATgagtaaagtaaaatatatttcatactgttttactttgtttatatgtggcagaccctgccagcTTTCTAGCTTCGAACAGTATTCTGGGGactttatcttcctctgagaacagcttgtttattcagttatggaaaagataaatatttctctctttgtattattgcctcattaatattgtaaacatttaaattgtaagtttgaattccttctccaaaactacatagtgcctctttaaagTGTCTGCACTCCCGAGGCTGAGGGTTTGTGTGATGGGAGCTGTCGATAACCGGACAGTGGCGAGCATGAACGAAGTCCGACTCGGGGAGCGGCATCGTCAAACATGGCGGCCAAGGCGCTTCGGCAGCGCACCAGGCGAGGCAGCAGACAAGATGCGAACAACGTGAACGTCCCCGCCGAGGCTCGGCCACCGAAAGAGGAGAAAGGCGCCGATGACAGTAAAGTCACAGAGACTCGGCAAGAGTGAGTATGAGCCGGGGGAAGAGACGGTACACTCGCCGGTTCTGTGAGCTCCATCCCCGGTCTGACTGACAGCCTGCGCACGggaagctagctagctagctagctagctagccactTTCATACGTTGAGCAAGTTTCGATCATGACAACACGGTAACAGCGATTGATCACGTCATCATGACAGCTCACGGGACTGCGTGTCTGCAGTAGTTTGAACTACAGTGACCGTGAAGCTGTGTCTCCGCCCCGGTAGCTAACTAGTTTTCATCGTTTATGTTCTAATAGAGCAGCGAATCGCAGTTCGGGGGTTACCTGGTCagcttcattcattcagccGCCACATTTGTGACAGCCAGCCAGTCACGAGTGGGTCAACTCAGGCCCAGCACGGACATTGAGGTCCATGTTAGATGAGTGATTGGTGCTGCTGACACGATACTGGAGtgctttttgaatgtttttttttttttctagaaagattttttttttttgtaaggtgACGTGTCATAACAAAACGTTACGTGAGGATCAATGCTAAGCTGCAGCTGAGACGACTAATCTAACTAATCTGGTGATGGGTGTGAGCAGGAGGGACACTGCCAGACACGAGGAGTGTTGGTTCACTATAAACACTCATGAAGTGGTACCTAGAATTGTACTGAGCGCACATCTGTCCACACCTGGGAGAAGATTTAAATGAGCACTGAAAAAAACTCACTGCTGGAAATATACAAATGACTGAGCTCCTGATTTAGTTTTAAAGgattcagttgtgtttttgtcacaaacAGTACACAGTGCATTGTTCAATACAGTATGATACTGTTATGACCGAGCTAAAAGGTCCCTTGAACaccgtttgaagctagaaaggtggcagggtccgccacatgtaaacaaagtgaaacggtatgaaactgtgttgtcctttttaagctcggtttgtttattcagtcatgtgaACAAAgacagtcagtttgtgtgtttatttagttcgTTTAGGCattagaagaaaaagaaaacattcaatgaatgtttttctcgcctgattaaaatgtatttcccaaatCGACTCAGTGCACCCTTTAAGAGAATGGTGTCAATCCAATCAGACCTGGGTCACTCCAATTGGACGCTTCTTGATGCTTGCAGTGTCTACATATCTGTAtgacagtgatttatttatagagcacttcATAATTATCTACTATCTATTTGGGTTAAGTTTCGTGGTCCCCAAAACCTTTCTGGAGCTTTGGAGCAAAACAGTTTGGCTTaattttcctaaacaactgaagtagatggggacttgttttagaatgtaaaaaaaaaacccaacaacaacaggGATCTAAAAAGCCAGCCTGAAATTGCTCCATATAGCTCATCCGACGTAATTCAAGTCTCTGGAATCCCTGAGGTCCAATATGAGGTTGAACTATAGAGAAGATTTCAGCTCAGGAAAAGCTTCTGAATTAAGTTTTTCAAATCAGTATTCAAAATGATTATATTGAGcgagtttatttatttgtttgctttatttcctGAGGATTTTCTTTATCAAGATCCAGCCCTTGagaaattaactaaaatgtCGAAAAGGGCCCTATTTTGCAACGTTaaagaaagtggaaaaaaaaaaaaatgtcctggaactgcaccaaaagttaatgggatcTGTTGTGGGCCGAGAtcagacccatcctccatccaagttgaaatccattcagcagtttttgtgtaatcctgctgacaaaccaaccagccaacgCACAGACACGGGGCGTCATAATCATGCTGGTCTGGAAGAGCAAGGCACAGGGTTCGTCTTCTCTTTGCTGTGCGCTGACATTTACAAATGCTTAATTGTTTTCTAATTAAGAGCATAATAATCAGCCAGCTCTGAAATAATTACCATCACTGGTGTTCTTAATTGGTGTCTTATTAAAAGCAGGTGCACTGGAAACATCAACCAGCTAAGCCTATTCATACAGAGACCGGCGTCAGTTAAAAGACAACCTCATGAGGTCTCCTGCTCCGGATACTGCTGCTGACTCGCCTGTTCAAGATCAAGAGAATCTTCTATTAAACATGCACAAAGCAGACACGATGCACTGTTTGAATCCATGAGTGTATATATTGATTGTAGGTATTTAGCAGTTATGCATCTGTgtgttcgtttgtttgtttcttgaagGTCAATAAGTCGAGGAGGGCAGGTGTGGGCTCCGGAAGGTTCAACTGCGTTCAAATGCCTGCTCTCTGCACGTTTCTGTGCAGCTTTGCTCAGCAACATCTCAGACTGTGATGAGACCTTCAACTACTGGGAGCCCGTGAGTGCTGCTACTgctttttagacatttgaaaGCACTTTTCATCCGTGTATTTCCGTAGCTGTTTCGTGCGCCGTATACTTTGTGATTGTTATCGTGACTGTTTTGTCAGATGCACTACCTGCTGTATGGCACCGGGATGCAAACGTGGGAATATTCTCCGCTGTACGCCATCAGGTCGTACGCTTACTTGTGGCTACACGCTCTTCCTGCTTGTTTGCATGCCCACGTTCTACAGACAAACAAGGTAACTATTCCAGGCTTGATGCCGTTacaatgtttgttgttattgttgataTCGTTATCATTATAGTGGAATACTTCACTTCAGGCTCGTGTTGATTTTGTTGCAGGTGTTGGTGTTCTACTTTGTACGGTGTGTCTTGGCATTCTCCTGCTGTGTCTGCGAACTCTATTTCTACAAGTGAGTTCACACATCGAGTTCTTTGGCCATTTGGATCGTATGGTAATCTTTACGCGTATGTTCATATAATTTGGTTTATGTTTGTAACACAGGGCAGTTTGTAAGAAGTTTGGTTTGCACGTGGGCCGTCTAATGTTGGCATTCCTCGTCCTGAGCACGGGGATGTTCTGCTCGTCTGCAGGTTGGTCTGATTTCTTTCTCTACTGTCTTTTCCAACCATTATTGACAATTTAATCATACATTCAATTTCTTATTTGACTCAATACATTGTCTGCTTCCATCCCAGCCCTCCTGAATAATTTATTTCCTGTTCTCTTTATCGCAAAATCAACACACTGATCAAAGTGTGTATCAGAGTGTGCAGTAGACATTTTAGAAGCAGCTCGTCATATTTCTTGTCTGCATGTTCACTTTATTCCTCTGTGCCTATGAATGTCAGGTGATTAAAACTTTGCAGAGGTAATGTACCGAGACTGAgacatgtttctgtcacagatctttttttttgtgacccatcctcctctttttttcctctctctttctctctctctctctctcttcagcatTCCTGCCTTCGTCTTTCTGCATGTACACGACTCTGGTTGCCATGACAGGCTGGTTTCAGGACTCAACACCATTGGCCATCATGGGTGTGGCTGCCGGTGCCATTGTTGGATGGCCgttctctgctctgattgggTAGTTTCATAAACTAAAATGCGTCTTTGTCAGCGATATGTTTCCCAGGCCGACCTTTCTAGAACGCGTTACTCTCAATAAGGCgttggtttgttttctctgcaggattCCGATTGCCTTCGACCTGCTGGTGTTAAAGAGGGAGTGGAAAAGCTTTATCACCTGGTCAGCTGTTGCTctgatcctgctgctggtgagatcatttttaaaaattacattaaaatgaataagtGTTTACTGCAGGAAAAAGTTGCACGACCATGTCTGCACACACCTTCATTATTAATGCAGGAGTATAGAAGCATATCACaatttctcttctgtgttttcatgtgtcatAGAGAAAATGACATACCATAGTCACTGTAAATACACAGACTCTCtgcataaatgtgtttgtaagaATTATATGAATGAACAAGCAGTATTCACTTTCCCCACTGTTTATCCCGTGCTTCTTTCTCAGGTACCTCTCGTGGCCGTGGACTCTTTCTTTTATGGCAAACTTGTCGTTGCTCCGCTCAACATTCTACTGTATAATGTCTTCACGCCACATGGACCAGATCTTTAtggtaatatatatatatatgggcgcacacaccattttttttataatgtggCAAATGATCGGCCATTATTGTTAGGGTCATACGCTTCCCCAGAATATTTTGGAAAttgtgaagttttgttttgttgagctgttttATGCATGCATGTTTGGCTATTACAGCAAAATGAtcttaaatgaaaatatgaacattttaaagccGCATTGTTATTATTGGACACTAGATGGCATACCATCATCGACACTTAACATATCAACCCCCTCTGAAGTGAGTTACTAGGTTGGCAGCAGACAGAATAATTATACGACCTTTGGGCTTGTGTCCccacatctttattttatttttatagttttatcTGTCATAACAAATTCTATGACCATCCGCTCTGTGGTTGTTCAATTTTAAGTAACTCTTGCAATAATTGTACTGAAatgaggagtgttttttttttttttttttttgatcgtCTGTATGTCTTTTGGGTTGTTTGATTTTCAGGAACGGAGCCTTGGCATTTCTACTTTGTAAATGGGATCCTGAACTTTAACCTGGTGTTTGCTCTGGCACTGTTTTCTCTGCCCCTCACTGCTCTCATGGAGACACTGTTACACAAATTCAATGGTGAGGACTGTTCAAGCTattatgagttttttttattcagaataaCGTACAAACCGgggacagataaaaacagacaaataataaaaatagtaagtaaataaatgtattggtGACAGACTTTTTTGATGATGTTCATCGGCTTTCCTCAGGCAATAATCTGAGAGAATATGAGTTACTGAGTTACTTGTCATGCTCAGTGTCCGTGTGAAACAGATGGTTACAGCCATGTTGGCCAAAAATAGACGTATGAACAAACATCAGGACGTGTGCCAAATTTGTTCAGAGTTTCTAATATGATGCAGAGCGGTGATGTGCTCCCACGCAACCCCTGCGCTATTCTTCCAACGCTCGATTTCCTCTGAATACATCCTAAGTCATCTGCCTCAGCAGAACAGTATGCGTGACCATCATAATTGGTGATGACGCACTCAGGTTCTTTCATCTTATTGTCTTGTTGCTCTTGTGTTTGTATTCATCAGCACAGGTGCAACGAGTTTTTTTGGGAAGCATAATAAAAGCTGATGTGATGCTATCAAATCACTATTTATATCCTGCACAGACGTCTTCTCAGTATAGGCATTTGACGTAAGAAGTTGTagcaaaaacaggaaatcaatcCAACCTAATCTAATACATGTTGAAAGATTCATTTTTGCTTTGATCTTAATTTCCAAAGCCGCTCCTCTTGTGATTTCATGTGTGCTcgtgtgttttctgcagtgcAGAACCTGGGCCGTCCATACTGGCTGACTCTGTCTCCCATGTATCTGTGGATGTTGGTTTTCTTCACCAGACCTCATAAAGAAGAGCGTTTTCTCTTTCCCATCTACCCTCTCATCTGCCTCAGCGGGGCAGTAGCCCTCTCCTCTCTACAGGTGTGTTTTAGCTTTCATAGAAAAACAGTTGGTGTCATTTGGCTCCACTTGTATCCGCACCCTTCTGGTTGTAAATGTGCATAATAATGAAGTTTTTCATGGATTTAATTCATTTCCTGCAGAAATGctaccacttcctgtttcagcgGTACAGGCTGGAGCACTACACGGTCTCTTCCAACTGGCTGGCTCTGAGCGCAGTCGTGGTTTTCACCGTGTTGTCACTGTCTCGCTCTGTCGCCCTCTTCAGAGGTATGTGTACCCACAGACTCTCTTAAATCATTGGTTCTCTGGCTTCCTCTGGACAATCACACCTTTAGACACTAAACAGAAATGCACACCCTTCCATCCCACAATTATTATCAGTCAATGTTAAGGGAAGTAACTACAATTATTCAAGTTAAAGTTTAGTGAAATAAATCTCACCATGGGGACAATATGAGTCATTTAGACAGTATTGTGCATATTCTCACGAGTGACTTGTAAAAGCTGTCTAGGAGGCTCTTGTGCGTATTTCCTGATTGTTGAGAATGCTGATTCTATTTGGCTgatactactaatactacttCAGCGATGCTTTCAGACTCAGTACAGCTGTCAGCgttctcactgtgtttttttctctggaaATACAATTTTGTAGTTCATTTTGAATTGTTACAAGGGGGAGCCAGCCAACATCTATGCAGTCTTTCCACAATCCTGTGGCTCGAGGCTTAACTTGAGCATTGTGTCCACCACAGAAAAGGTTAAACCAGATGTGTGAAAATACCATAGATTTAAAACTTAAGAACGACAGGGAGACCAGGTGCTCACATGACAGAGGAATGTTTCTGCCTGCGACAAGCAGGAACACCTTCAATATTCAGCTCGGTTCTCCAAACAGTTTGATTGCTTGTTTTTCTATAACAAGGATGTTCACTGAAGAAACGTGTGTCCTCTCTGTATTGCgatgaatatatttatttcttaacAAAGTTCAACGTGAGTTCCACTCATAATTTGATGATCATCAGGAAATcataaatcagtcattttggCGAGAATAATCTTGCCATGTAATTTTCATCTCTTTCAATGCCTAGTTTTCCTTCATGAATCATATTCATTCAGCTTAGTTTCATGTGGACATgcaacaatataaatatatcataCAGTATCCTATCCAATATAATTTCTTACAGCCTGTAAGCATGCAATAAAAGGAGCAATCCAAGAAGGGTgaaatttgtgttttctttgtgtacaGGCTACCACGCCCCTCTGGACCTGTACCCAGAGTTCCATCGCATCGCCAAGGATCCAACTCTGCACGCAGTCCCTGAAGGCAggcctgtgagtgtgtgcgtgggCAAAGAGTGGTACCGCTTCCCAAGCAGCTTCCTCCTACCGCACAAGTCAGTATGCAGGATTTCCGCAAAGGTTTTCAATAAAAAAGCACGGAAGgtgtattttatcatttttaggCATCACTGTGACACTCTGATTGTGTTTCTTCCTGATTTCCAGCTGGCAACTACACTTCATTCAGTCTGAGTTTAAAGGGCAGCTGCCTCAGCCATACGACTCTGGTCCTCTGGCCACACAGATCATCCCGGCTCATATGAACGACCAGAACCTGGAGGAGCCGACCAGATACGTGAGTCAATCAcacacgtgtgtttgtgcatttcttGACACGTGTTGTTGGTTAGGAGTTGCACTGTAATTGTGAAATGAATGCTCCGGGCAGGTGGACTTGAGGCAGTGCCACTACCTAGTAGACCTGGACACAGATGAAGAGACGTTACTCGAGCCACGTTACTCAGCCAGCAAAGAAGAGTGGAACATCATCGCCTATAAGCC
This sequence is a window from Acanthopagrus latus isolate v.2019 chromosome 13, fAcaLat1.1, whole genome shotgun sequence. Protein-coding genes within it:
- the alg9 gene encoding alpha-1,2-mannosyltransferase ALG9 isoform X1, which gives rise to MAAKALRQRTRRGSRQDANNVNVPAEARPPKEEKGADDSKVTETRQESISRGGQVWAPEGSTAFKCLLSARFCAALLSNISDCDETFNYWEPMHYLLYGTGMQTWEYSPLYAIRSYAYLWLHALPACLHAHVLQTNKVLVFYFVRCVLAFSCCVCELYFYKAVCKKFGLHVGRLMLAFLVLSTGMFCSSAAFLPSSFCMYTTLVAMTGWFQDSTPLAIMGVAAGAIVGWPFSALIGIPIAFDLLVLKREWKSFITWSAVALILLLVPLVAVDSFFYGKLVVAPLNILLYNVFTPHGPDLYGTEPWHFYFVNGILNFNLVFALALFSLPLTALMETLLHKFNVQNLGRPYWLTLSPMYLWMLVFFTRPHKEERFLFPIYPLICLSGAVALSSLQKCYHFLFQRYRLEHYTVSSNWLALSAVVVFTVLSLSRSVALFRGYHAPLDLYPEFHRIAKDPTLHAVPEGRPVSVCVGKEWYRFPSSFLLPHNWQLHFIQSEFKGQLPQPYDSGPLATQIIPAHMNDQNLEEPTRYVDLRQCHYLVDLDTDEETLLEPRYSASKEEWNIIAYKPFLQASRSSPLLRAFYIPFISDQHTTYRRYVILKPRRQKQTRKRTHG
- the alg9 gene encoding alpha-1,2-mannosyltransferase ALG9 isoform X2; this translates as MRSISRGGQVWAPEGSTAFKCLLSARFCAALLSNISDCDETFNYWEPMHYLLYGTGMQTWEYSPLYAIRSYAYLWLHALPACLHAHVLQTNKVLVFYFVRCVLAFSCCVCELYFYKAVCKKFGLHVGRLMLAFLVLSTGMFCSSAAFLPSSFCMYTTLVAMTGWFQDSTPLAIMGVAAGAIVGWPFSALIGIPIAFDLLVLKREWKSFITWSAVALILLLVPLVAVDSFFYGKLVVAPLNILLYNVFTPHGPDLYGTEPWHFYFVNGILNFNLVFALALFSLPLTALMETLLHKFNVQNLGRPYWLTLSPMYLWMLVFFTRPHKEERFLFPIYPLICLSGAVALSSLQKCYHFLFQRYRLEHYTVSSNWLALSAVVVFTVLSLSRSVALFRGYHAPLDLYPEFHRIAKDPTLHAVPEGRPVSVCVGKEWYRFPSSFLLPHNWQLHFIQSEFKGQLPQPYDSGPLATQIIPAHMNDQNLEEPTRYVDLRQCHYLVDLDTDEETLLEPRYSASKEEWNIIAYKPFLQASRSSPLLRAFYIPFISDQHTTYRRYVILKPRRQKQTRKRTHG